The Desulfomicrobium orale DSM 12838 genome includes a window with the following:
- a CDS encoding ABC transporter ATP-binding protein has translation MDPVIEVRNLAHTYNRHTVYSDLNFSLPRGKVFGLLGKNGVGKTTLIKILMGFLRPQAGRVRVFGEDAHNLSPATRARIGLLFEGHLAYEFLTIAQIERFYAPFYPKWNRDVYYDLVGRLRLPVTHKIGAMSCGQRSQVVLGLIMAQQPDLLLLDDYSMGLDAGYRRLFLDYMREYLEGEQRTVLLTSHVIQDLDGFVDEVIFLERGGRLRMTSLREFRSSFQCYRLPAPWSGEVRSGGIIKNVEIHAAYLDVFSFAGLDAVRSELESQGVDSAKLTPVSMSLEDAFIGYTGRY, from the coding sequence ATGGACCCTGTCATTGAAGTCAGAAATCTCGCGCACACCTACAATCGGCATACCGTGTATTCGGATCTCAATTTTTCTCTGCCCAGGGGCAAAGTTTTCGGCCTGCTGGGCAAGAACGGGGTGGGAAAAACCACGCTGATCAAAATTCTGATGGGCTTTCTGCGTCCCCAGGCCGGGCGGGTCCGTGTTTTCGGCGAGGACGCGCACAATCTTTCTCCGGCCACCAGGGCCCGCATCGGTCTGCTCTTCGAGGGGCATCTGGCCTATGAATTTCTGACCATCGCGCAGATAGAGCGTTTCTACGCACCCTTTTATCCCAAATGGAACCGCGACGTGTATTACGATCTGGTCGGCAGGCTGCGCCTGCCCGTCACGCATAAAATCGGAGCCATGTCCTGCGGCCAGCGTTCCCAGGTGGTTCTGGGCCTGATCATGGCCCAGCAGCCCGACCTGCTTCTTCTGGACGATTATTCCATGGGGCTGGACGCGGGCTACCGCCGCCTGTTTCTTGATTACATGCGGGAGTATCTGGAGGGAGAGCAGCGTACCGTGCTGCTGACCTCCCACGTCATTCAGGACCTGGACGGTTTTGTGGACGAGGTCATTTTTCTGGAGCGCGGCGGCCGCCTGCGCATGACCTCCCTGCGGGAGTTCCGTTCCTCTTTTCAATGCTACCGGCTGCCCGCGCCCTGGTCCGGCGAGGTGCGAAGCGGCGGCATCATCAAAAACGTGGAGATCCACGCCGCCTATCTGGATGTTTTCAGTTTCGCCGGGCTCGACGCGGTCCGCTCCGAACTGGAGAGCCAGGGCGTGGATTCCGCGAAGCTGACGCCCGTTTCCATGAGCCTTGAAGACGCCTTTATCGGCTACACCGGGAGGTACTGA
- a CDS encoding ABC transporter ATP-binding protein: MNISDTSIPPLSQTWKRMLQAAGQEAGALKRSTALTLAAAVAQGLAFACFYPFFSALLDTPARPGSAVFWLTAMTLCTLADALARWVARRFDYSESFATITHDLRMSLGRQLRNMPLETLYRKRSGELASVLAGSVDEVIMPMGMFSAAFINIMVTPMVAALATFFVDWRLAVCMLLIFPLSIPLYRRRRRATGRGMREVSAAHARIQAELVEYIQGLPVLRAANRTGEREERLSGALEHLRQIQRQDILAGVRPQLSISAFIQGGLLAIAGLALHSVLGGSLHPAALAALLVIMVRFTEPITLLFSISAVFDLMEAGFARVEETLSIAPLPVSEPAGIPTAFDVSFEDVRFAYAESGEVVLDGVSFTAPERSLTALVGPSGAGKTTVTRLLMRYADPQAGVIRIGGMDIRGMRPETLMGCVSVVFQDVYLFDDTIAANIRMGRQNATDEEVRAVAEAAHCHEFISRLPQGYETRVGDIGGRLSGGERQRISIARAILKNAPIVILDEPTAALDTESEVAVQRAVDALVRERTVFVIAHRLSTIAAADNILVFDRGRLVEQGRHAALLNAGGRYQAMWEAQNRAKEWHLGRMTEGAHA; encoded by the coding sequence ATGAACATATCCGACACATCCATCCCGCCTCTGAGCCAGACCTGGAAACGAATGCTCCAGGCCGCCGGACAGGAAGCCGGAGCCCTCAAACGCAGCACGGCCCTCACTCTGGCCGCCGCTGTGGCCCAGGGCCTGGCCTTCGCCTGCTTCTATCCCTTTTTCTCGGCCCTGCTGGACACGCCTGCGCGCCCGGGCAGCGCGGTATTCTGGCTGACGGCCATGACCCTCTGCACCCTGGCCGACGCCTTGGCCCGCTGGGTGGCGCGCAGATTCGACTACTCCGAATCCTTCGCCACCATCACCCACGACCTGCGCATGAGCCTGGGCAGGCAACTGCGGAACATGCCCCTGGAAACCCTGTACCGGAAACGCAGCGGCGAGCTGGCTTCCGTTCTGGCCGGCAGCGTGGACGAGGTGATCATGCCCATGGGCATGTTTTCGGCCGCGTTCATCAACATCATGGTCACGCCCATGGTCGCCGCCCTGGCCACGTTTTTCGTGGACTGGCGCCTGGCCGTGTGCATGTTGCTCATCTTCCCCCTGTCCATTCCGCTCTACCGCCGGCGCAGGCGGGCCACGGGCCGGGGTATGCGCGAGGTGAGCGCGGCCCACGCCCGCATCCAGGCGGAACTGGTGGAGTACATTCAGGGGCTGCCCGTGCTGCGCGCCGCCAACCGGACCGGCGAAAGGGAGGAACGTCTGAGCGGAGCCCTCGAACATCTGCGACAGATTCAGCGTCAGGACATTCTGGCCGGGGTCCGGCCCCAGCTCAGCATTTCCGCCTTCATTCAGGGAGGTCTGCTGGCCATCGCCGGGCTGGCCCTGCACTCTGTTCTGGGCGGCAGTCTGCACCCGGCCGCGCTGGCTGCGCTGCTGGTGATCATGGTCCGTTTCACCGAGCCCATCACCCTGCTCTTCAGCATCAGTGCGGTCTTCGACCTGATGGAAGCCGGATTCGCCCGCGTGGAGGAAACCCTGAGCATCGCTCCTCTGCCGGTCAGCGAGCCGGCGGGGATACCGACCGCTTTTGACGTCTCTTTTGAGGATGTCCGCTTCGCCTACGCCGAAAGCGGAGAAGTGGTGCTCGACGGCGTGTCCTTCACCGCGCCCGAACGCAGCCTGACGGCCTTGGTGGGACCGAGCGGCGCGGGCAAGACCACGGTCACCCGTCTGCTCATGCGCTATGCCGATCCGCAGGCGGGCGTCATCCGCATCGGCGGCATGGACATACGCGGCATGCGGCCCGAAACGCTCATGGGCTGCGTGTCCGTGGTCTTTCAGGACGTCTATCTCTTCGACGACACCATCGCCGCCAATATCCGCATGGGACGCCAGAATGCCACGGATGAGGAAGTCCGGGCCGTGGCCGAGGCCGCGCACTGCCACGAGTTCATCTCCCGCCTGCCCCAGGGCTACGAGACACGGGTCGGCGATATCGGCGGCCGCCTGTCCGGCGGAGAACGCCAGCGCATCAGCATCGCCAGGGCCATCCTCAAAAACGCGCCCATCGTCATTCTGGACGAGCCCACGGCGGCTCTGGATACGGAAAGCGAAGTGGCCGTGCAGCGGGCCGTGGACGCCCTGGTGCGCGAACGCACGGTCTTTGTCATCGCCCACCGCCTGTCCACCATCGCCGCGGCAGACAACATCCTTGTCTTCGACCGGGGACGCCTGGTCGAGCAAGGCCGTCATGCGGCGCTGCTGAACGCGGGCGGACGCTATCAGGCCATGTGGGAGGCCCAGAACCGCGCCAAGGAATGGCATCTGGGGAGGATGACGGAGGGTGCCCATGCGTGA
- a CDS encoding MFS transporter: MTSFITVAGPLVRELGLAEWHGGLIITLAGVCWMLLSRAWGLIASYAVCAAGLGVFFPACQALAANSVTAEEQGVAAGALSAAQGVAMVAAPLAGTALYGIFPELPYIMTAAALVLMSGIARLRTPGTEAARQAAIRR; the protein is encoded by the coding sequence GTGACATCCTTCATAACCGTGGCCGGACCTCTGGTACGTGAACTGGGGCTGGCCGAGTGGCACGGAGGCCTGATCATCACTCTGGCCGGAGTATGCTGGATGCTTCTGTCGCGGGCTTGGGGTCTGATCGCTTCCTACGCCGTGTGCGCCGCGGGGTTGGGTGTGTTTTTTCCGGCCTGCCAGGCGCTGGCCGCCAACTCCGTGACGGCGGAAGAGCAGGGCGTGGCCGCAGGCGCCCTCTCGGCGGCTCAGGGAGTGGCCATGGTCGCCGCGCCTCTGGCCGGGACGGCGCTGTATGGAATTTTCCCGGAACTGCCCTATATCATGACCGCCGCAGCCCTGGTCCTCATGAGCGGAATAGCCCGGCTCCGGACTCCGGGAACTGAAGCGGCGCGGCAAGCGGCCATCCGCCGATGA
- a CDS encoding ABC transporter ATP-binding protein — MTTQTKLPEHDAPSPTVNAAPSGQGIWRLMSPVWPGIVLAMSMAATGVILALGAVACLAGTLSGLLRSGGQPWFWFAAAVILTVGSFFLRIHAFKISHLAAFDLEVILRKGMTSRLGGVPLGYLLQQGTGALTKVVQDDVRNLHAFVADSTPLVGRSLAMPAATLILALAIDWRLALAALAVLILGAAALSIAMRGSGELQRRYDAEQERIAGTVIEFVQAMPVVRTFDDGASSFGRYQSALEGFKKVLSEWLQISGTSAKLGLVLLGPLPTLLVLALTGFLLFRHGLTSLPSWTALLLLGTGLSESLMPLMWLHHLIRKANASALRIQKLQAEPVQPLSAAPRTPRNASVTFENVSFAYEGRDGDALQDVSFHVPPGTVTALVGPSGAGKTTVARLIPRFWDVKSGSVRVGDVDVRDLAPEALMNHVSFVFQDTFLFKDTIAANIRLGRPEATDEEVREAARAAQIDAFISGLPQGYETIAGERGTRLSGGERQRVTIARAILRNCPIVVLDEATAFADPENEAAIIAALANLMRGKTVIIIAHRLATIRDVDQIVVLDQGRVAETGSHPELVQKGGVYARLWESHEQARGWTLRG, encoded by the coding sequence ATGACCACTCAAACCAAACTCCCGGAACATGACGCCCCTTCCCCCACGGTGAATGCCGCGCCGTCCGGGCAGGGCATATGGCGTCTGATGAGCCCGGTCTGGCCGGGCATCGTTCTGGCCATGAGCATGGCCGCAACGGGCGTGATTCTGGCCCTCGGGGCCGTCGCCTGCCTAGCAGGCACGCTGAGCGGACTGCTCCGGTCCGGCGGACAACCCTGGTTCTGGTTCGCGGCGGCCGTGATCCTGACTGTCGGGAGCTTCTTTCTGCGCATCCACGCTTTCAAAATATCCCATCTGGCCGCCTTCGACCTGGAGGTTATTCTCAGAAAGGGCATGACCTCCCGCCTGGGCGGCGTGCCTCTGGGCTACCTGCTGCAACAGGGCACCGGGGCCCTGACCAAAGTGGTGCAGGACGACGTCAGGAATCTGCATGCCTTCGTGGCCGACTCCACACCGCTGGTCGGGCGCAGTCTGGCCATGCCCGCGGCCACCCTGATCCTAGCTCTGGCCATCGACTGGCGGCTGGCTCTGGCCGCTCTGGCCGTCCTGATTCTGGGAGCCGCGGCTTTGTCCATCGCCATGCGCGGCAGCGGCGAGTTGCAGCGTCGCTACGACGCCGAGCAGGAACGCATCGCCGGAACGGTCATCGAATTCGTGCAGGCCATGCCCGTGGTCCGCACTTTCGACGACGGGGCATCTTCCTTCGGCCGTTACCAGTCGGCCCTGGAAGGCTTCAAGAAGGTGCTCTCCGAGTGGCTCCAGATTTCCGGAACCAGCGCCAAGCTGGGTCTCGTTCTGCTTGGCCCCTTGCCCACGCTTCTGGTGCTGGCCCTGACCGGCTTTCTCCTTTTCCGCCACGGTCTGACCAGCCTGCCTTCGTGGACCGCCCTGCTCCTGCTGGGCACGGGTCTGTCCGAATCCCTCATGCCGCTCATGTGGCTCCACCATCTGATCCGCAAGGCCAACGCCAGCGCTCTGCGCATCCAGAAACTCCAGGCCGAGCCGGTGCAACCCCTTTCCGCCGCGCCGCGCACGCCCCGCAACGCTTCCGTAACCTTTGAAAATGTCTCCTTCGCCTACGAGGGGCGGGACGGCGACGCCCTGCAAGACGTCAGCTTCCACGTTCCGCCGGGCACGGTCACAGCCCTGGTCGGACCCAGCGGCGCGGGCAAGACTACCGTGGCCCGGCTCATCCCGCGTTTCTGGGACGTCAAATCCGGCTCCGTGCGCGTGGGCGATGTGGATGTCCGCGATCTGGCCCCGGAAGCCCTGATGAACCATGTCTCCTTCGTCTTCCAGGATACCTTCCTGTTCAAGGACACCATCGCCGCCAACATCCGCCTGGGCCGTCCCGAAGCCACGGACGAGGAAGTGCGGGAAGCGGCCAGAGCGGCCCAGATCGACGCGTTCATCTCCGGTCTGCCCCAGGGCTACGAAACCATCGCCGGAGAACGGGGCACGCGTCTGTCCGGCGGCGAGCGGCAACGGGTGACCATTGCCCGGGCCATTCTCAGGAACTGCCCCATTGTCGTTCTGGACGAGGCCACGGCCTTCGCCGACCCGGAAAACGAGGCGGCCATCATCGCGGCCCTGGCCAATCTGATGCGCGGCAAGACCGTGATCATCATCGCCCACCGACTGGCCACCATCCGTGACGTGGACCAGATCGTGGTTCTGGACCAGGGACGGGTGGCCGAAACGGGATCGCATCCGGAGCTGGTCCAGAAAGGCGGCGTGTACGCCCGGCTGTGGGAGAGTCACGAACAGGCCCGGGGCTGGACCCTGCGCGGCTGA
- a CDS encoding DUF4857 domain-containing protein yields MKIFSASAFFLLALAVASVYLPELYDMAFFEPVEKTHLLYSPVSRRFVYTEKIVGPIPPQSTAKAQDHHDNIAYRDEDGGWYTRVEFEKMLPTIYYKNMEIWGLLPLRLEGRVLDRESIERHRLVLELGAGEVSGRHPEIPLWPLLESNPKQARLVFPPNRFRMRDDAMEFVDADVNRVDEGMTSLFTGALKARGFVFPARSVHGRFTVLKPFDEGVFIVDARYGVFHVKRVDGQPVVVKLPLPPSIHTRQIVVAENNQRKFYGLLLDEAGGMFLLSCDNYRALPLHLEGYDPDRMDFKLLMNPLFYTAVYSDDAIIHARVMDHDLTLIAEHSRTMSRALPTTATHVRAALFPFTLSLKADPGGYLRPHVILGGWTALPGMAASLILFVLFFRLRGKKRLHALEYCAVALTGVYGLLILAAMGRDSFS; encoded by the coding sequence GTGAAGATTTTCTCGGCCTCGGCCTTTTTCCTGCTCGCGCTGGCGGTCGCCTCCGTATATCTGCCAGAACTCTACGACATGGCGTTTTTCGAGCCGGTGGAAAAAACCCATCTTCTGTACAGCCCGGTCAGCCGCAGATTCGTGTACACGGAGAAGATAGTCGGCCCCATCCCGCCCCAGTCCACGGCCAAGGCCCAGGACCACCATGACAATATCGCTTACCGCGACGAGGACGGGGGCTGGTACACCCGGGTGGAATTCGAGAAGATGCTGCCCACCATCTACTACAAGAATATGGAAATCTGGGGCCTTCTGCCCCTGCGTCTGGAAGGGCGGGTCCTTGACCGGGAGAGCATCGAGCGGCACCGGCTGGTGCTGGAACTGGGCGCTGGCGAGGTCTCCGGACGGCATCCTGAAATTCCTCTGTGGCCGCTTTTGGAATCGAATCCGAAACAGGCGCGTCTCGTCTTTCCGCCCAACCGCTTCCGCATGCGGGATGACGCCATGGAATTCGTCGATGCGGACGTGAACCGCGTGGACGAGGGGATGACCAGCCTTTTTACCGGCGCGCTCAAGGCTCGGGGGTTTGTTTTCCCCGCCCGCTCGGTGCACGGACGCTTCACGGTGCTGAAACCCTTTGACGAAGGCGTGTTCATCGTGGACGCTCGGTACGGAGTCTTTCATGTCAAGCGGGTGGATGGCCAGCCGGTGGTGGTCAAACTGCCTCTGCCGCCGTCCATCCACACCCGGCAGATCGTGGTGGCGGAGAATAACCAGCGCAAATTCTATGGTCTGCTTCTGGACGAGGCGGGCGGGATGTTTCTGCTGTCCTGCGACAATTACCGGGCACTGCCGCTGCATCTTGAGGGGTACGATCCCGACCGCATGGATTTTAAACTGCTGATGAATCCTCTTTTCTATACGGCGGTGTATTCTGATGACGCCATCATCCACGCCAGAGTCATGGACCACGATCTCACGCTCATCGCCGAGCACAGCCGCACCATGTCCAGGGCTCTGCCCACGACGGCCACCCATGTGCGGGCCGCGCTCTTTCCCTTCACGCTGTCTCTGAAGGCCGATCCCGGAGGATACCTGCGGCCCCACGTCATTCTGGGCGGATGGACGGCTCTGCCCGGCATGGCCGCGAGTCTGATCCTGTTTGTGCTTTTCTTCAGGCTGCGTGGAAAAAAACGCCTCCACGCTCTGGAATACTGCGCAGTGGCTCTGACGGGTGTTTATGGCCTGCTGATTCTCGCCGCCATGGGCCGGGACAGCTTCTCGTAA